One window of Acomys russatus chromosome 28, mAcoRus1.1, whole genome shotgun sequence genomic DNA carries:
- the Spp1 gene encoding osteopontin produces the protein MRLAVICFCLFGIASSLPVKVADSGSSEEKLLYSKHPDAVATWLKLDPSQKQTLLAPQNVVSSEETDDAKQETLPSKSNESHDHMDDDDDDDDAHANSEDSVDSDESDDDSHHSNESDEYVTATTQTEDATPIAPTIDIPNGRGDSLAYGLRSKSGDVHMSDDQYPDATGEDLASHMKSEESDEALQVISVAQRLSMPSDQVSDGKTSHESNQLDEPSVETQSHEQLREYKQKASHESPEQSDMISSKEKFKASQGHQSYEFHSHEDKLLPDPKGQEDDQHLKFRISHELESSSSEVN, from the exons ATGAGACTTGCAGTGATTTGCTTTTGCCTATTTGGCATTGCCTCCTCCCTCCCG GTGAAGGTGGCTGACTCTGGTAGCTCCGAGGAGAAGCTG ctttacAGCAAACACCCAGATGCTGTAGCCACGTGGCTGAAGCTGGACCCATCTCAGAAGCAGACCCTCCTAGCCCCACAG AATGTCGTGTCCTCTGAAGAAACAGATGACGCTAAGCAAGAA ACTCTCCCAAGCAAGTCCAACGAGAGCCATGACCACATGgacgacgatgatgacgatgacgatgccCATGCCAACAGCGAGGATTCTGTGGACTCTGATGAGTCTGATGATGATTCTCACCACTCCAATGAGTCTGATGAGTACGTCACAGCTACTACACAGACAGAAGATGCCACTCCGATTGCCCCTACCATAGACATCCCCAATGGCAGAGGGGATAGTCTGGCTTACGGACTGAGGTCAAAGTCTGGGGACGTCCACATGTCTGATGACCAG TATCCTGATGCTACAGGTGAGGACCTCGCCTCCCACATGAAGAGTGAGGAGTCAGATGAGGCTCTCCAGGTCATCTCCGTTGCCCAGCGTCTGAGCATGCCCTCTGATCAGGTCAGCGATGGGAAGACCAGTCACGAGTCAAATCAGCTGGACGAACCAAGTGTGGAAACCCAGAGCCATGAACAACTCAGGGAGTATAAACAGAAGGCCAGTCATGAGAGCCCTGAGCAGTCTGATATGATTAGTAGCaaggaaaagttcaaagccagccaggggcATCAGAGCTATGAGTTTCACAGCCATGAGGACAAGCTGCTCCCAGACCCTAAGGGCCAGGAGGATGACCAACATCTTAAATTCCGCATTTCTCATGAATTAGAGAGCTCATCTTCTGAGGTTAACtaa